Part of the Caulobacter sp. SL161 genome is shown below.
CACCAGATGGTCATGTAGATCGCGAACCAAGTGATAGGGCTCATCAGTGATGCGCGTCCTTTGGCGTTTCCATGAGCTCGACAAGCATGCCGCCCATGTCTTTGGGGTGGACGAAGATGATCAGTGTGCCGTGCGCGCCGATGCGAGGCTCGCCAAGCACCGTCGCGCCCTTGGCCACAAGGGCGTCACGGGCTTCGTAGATGTTCTCCACCTCGAAGCAGATGTGGTGCTGACCGCCCTTGGGGTTCTTGGCCAGGAAGCCATGGATGGGAGACTTCTCACCATAAGGCTCAATAAGCTCGATCTGGCTGTTGGGCAGGTTGACGAAACAGACCCACACCCCCTGCTCCGGCATCGCCCACTTGTCGGTGATCGACGTGGCGCCGAGCAGATCGCGGTACATCTTCACCGACTCATCGATGGACGGTGTGGCGACGCCAACGTGATTGAGCTTGCCGATCATCTTGAGGAACTCCCGCTGCTGTTCTGATTGTTGGCTGTTGGCCTAGCACCAGTGCTGCAACGCGGAAAGATAGGGCGTCCACGGAACCGCCGCAGCCGCCCCCTCCCATCAAATGCGAAGAACCGTGGTTTCGACGACGGGCTTGCGCTCCCAGATCCGGAAAGCAGCCTTCTTCACGGCGCGGGAGATCGCGCTTTCGATCGTCTCGTCAATCTCGCGCGCGTCGCCGTCCAGCTTCTTGTAGGCGGTCTCCGCCTCTTCGCAGAGATCGTCCAGAGCATCGTCCAGCGTGTACTCGTCATCGCCCGTCAGGCCGATACCC
Proteins encoded:
- the mce gene encoding methylmalonyl-CoA epimerase, with the translated sequence MIGKLNHVGVATPSIDESVKMYRDLLGATSITDKWAMPEQGVWVCFVNLPNSQIELIEPYGEKSPIHGFLAKNPKGGQHHICFEVENIYEARDALVAKGATVLGEPRIGAHGTLIIFVHPKDMGGMLVELMETPKDAHH